CACGTCCGGCGTGTGGCCGAGGGTGACGCGGGCGGTGAGCGCGGTGATCGCGATCGCGCGGGCGAGGATGTGCGCCAGCGGCAGGAAGCACAGCAGCGAGTTGCCCTGCTCCATCAGCTCGGGGAAGGCCTCGATGTCCGCGCGGATCTCGGCGAGCAGGTTCCGGTGGGTCAGCTCGACGCCCTTGGGCCGCCCGGTGGTGCCCGAGGTGTAGACGATGGTGGCCGTCTCGTTCGCGGTGACGCTCCGGCGGCGGGTGTGCAGGTCCTCGTCGGACACCTCGGCGCCGAGCGCGGTCAGCCGGTCGATCGCGGGGGAGTCGCCCTCGATCTGCCAGGTGTGCTCCAGCGTGCTGAGCCGCCCGCTGATCTCCTCGACCGCTTTCCGGTGCGCGCCGGTCTCCACGACGACGGCCTTGGCCGCCGAGTCGGAGAGGATCCAGTACACCTGTTCGGGCGAGGACGTTTCGTAGATCGGCACGGTCACCGCGCCGGCGGCCCAGATCGCGAAGTCGACCAGCGTCCACTCGTACCGGGTCTTCGACATCAGCGCGACCCGGTCGCCGTGCCCCACGCCCGCCGCGATCAGGCCCTTGGCCACGGCCGCGACCTGGTCGGCGAAGTCCTTCGCGGTGACGTCGAGCCAGGTGCCCTCGACCTGCCGCCGGAAGCTGACCACGTCGGAGAACCGCTCCGCGTTCGCCCAGACGACATCGGCCAGGTTCTCGTCGTCGGTCACCGGTTTCCCGGCGGGGGCGCTGTATTCGCGCACGTGGACCTCCGTGTTCGACGCGTGCGGTTACCCGCCAGTCAACTTAGCGTGCCGTAGACCTTAAGACCAGGCTGGCACGGGGCGCGCGGCGAGGTCGTGACATCGTGTCCGGGTGCACGAACAGCCAGCTCTCGATCTTGTCGACGAGACCTTCCTCGTCGTGCCGCCGTCCACCGTCGCGGCGGCCTTCGCCGACCCCCGCTCGTGGCGCCGGTACTGGCCGGACCTCGAATTGCGGGTCTACACCGACCGGGGGGACAAGGGCCTGCGCTGGACCGTCACGGGCGCCTTGATCGGTACCATGGAGGTCTGGCTGGAACCCGTTCTCGACGGCACCGTGCTGCACTACTTCCTCCGGGCCACGCCTGCCGGTCCCGGCGGCGTCCCGCGCGAGCTGAGCCCGCGCGAACTGCGCCGCGAATTCGACTGGCGGGCGCGCGCGGCGAAGGACGTGGCGCTGGGGCTGAAGGAGATCCTCGAGGACGGGCGCGAGCCGGGGGTTCCGCCCCGGACCGTCGAGTAGGAGGCTCTTGTGCGGGTTCACGTCGTTTCGGACGTGCACGGCAACGCCGACGCGCTGAAGCGGGCGGGGGACGGGGCGGACGCGCTGGTCGTGCTCGGCGACCTGCTCGACTTCGTCGACTACCACGACCACGACAAAGGCATCATGGGCGTGCTGTTCGGCGCGGAGAAGGTCGGCGAGTTCGCCCGCCTGCGCCGTGAAGGCACCAGGGACGAGACGGTCGCCTACTCGCGCACGCTGTGGGCCACTCTGGACGATCCGGCGGCCGCGGTCGACGAAGCGGTCCGGGAGCAGTACTCCACGTTGTTCGCTTCGATGACCGCGCCGACGTACGCGATCCCCGGCAATGTCGACGCGCCGTCGGCGTGGCCGGAGTTCGCCGGCGAGGGCGTGCACCTGGTCGACGGCGAGGTGGTGACCATCGGCGGCCTGCGGTTCGGCTTCGCCGGCGGCGCGGTGCTGCCGGACGGCGTGCTCCCGCGTCCGCGCAAGGGCGCGGCGTGGCGGCCGTACCTGCGGGCGCGCGAGGAGTTCGACGCGGCGGTGTCGCTGCTGGACGAGGTCGACGTCCTCTGCACGCACATCCCGCCCGCGGTGCCCGAGCTGACCTACGACGTGGTCGCGCGCCGCGCCGAACTCGGGTCGAAGGCGCTG
The nucleotide sequence above comes from Amycolatopsis sp. AA4. Encoded proteins:
- a CDS encoding metallophosphoesterase, with translation MRVHVVSDVHGNADALKRAGDGADALVVLGDLLDFVDYHDHDKGIMGVLFGAEKVGEFARLRREGTRDETVAYSRTLWATLDDPAAAVDEAVREQYSTLFASMTAPTYAIPGNVDAPSAWPEFAGEGVHLVDGEVVTIGGLRFGFAGGAVLPDGVLPRPRKGAAWRPYLRAREEFDAAVSLLDEVDVLCTHIPPAVPELTYDVVARRAELGSKALVDLILRQRPRWSVFGHVHQPLAARRRVGHTECRNVGHFKETGQPYVLRW